In one window of Gossypium hirsutum isolate 1008001.06 chromosome A01, Gossypium_hirsutum_v2.1, whole genome shotgun sequence DNA:
- the LOC121227975 gene encoding polygalacturonase At1g48100-like codes for MSCISLKRLTFMFVIACVVWCSSIGTYIARKGNYRKGRSKWNPPHKTTPKPKAPTHSIPPPSIGLKSLTCDALEPRAFQDAWSDACKVERSTVLVPPKFTFLVGPVSFSGANCQPNIVFQLDGIIIAPTDFQCWGNGSLPWLEFTYLRGGVTVQGKGILDGRGSRWWKDDGKEPKIPLNTSFQQIPPIQDRNEFSGNMPRKKPTVRTTSKNHEKPNFFHDYAWDAVL; via the exons atgagTTGTATTAGCTTGAAAAGGCTTACATTTATGTTTGTGATTGCTTGTGTAGTGTGGTGTTCAAGTATTGGAACGTACATTGCTAGAAAAGGTAATTACCGAAAGGGAAGATCAAAGTGGAATCCTCCTCATAAAACTACTCCTAAGCCCAAAGCTCCTACACATTCAATTCCCCCGCCCTCCATCGGCCTAAAGTCTTTGACGTGCGACGCTTTGGAGCCAAGG GCATTCCAAGATGCATGGTCAGATGCATGTAAAGTGGAGAGATCAACGGTTCTCGTTCCGCCCAAATTCACGTTCCTTGTAGGACCCGTTTCATTCTCTGGTGCTAATTGTCAACCAAACATTGTATTTCAG CTGGATGGTATAATTATTGCTCCCACTGACTTTCAATGTTGGGGCAATGGTTCTTTACCATGGCTTGAATTCACATATCTTAGAGGCGGTGTAACAGTTCAGGGAAAAGGTATCCTTGATGGAAGAGGCTCAAGATGGTGGAAAGATGATGGAAAAGAACCCAAAATTCCATTAAACACTTCATTTCAACAAATCCCACCAATACAG GACAGAAATGAATTCAGTGGAAACATGCCGAGAAAAAAACCAACTGTAAGGACTACCTCAAAAAACCATGAAAAACCAAACTTTTTCCATGACTATGCATGGGATGCAGTCCTATGA
- the LOC107917442 gene encoding polygalacturonase At1g48100-like, producing the protein FICLAVAPALRFNASTNVVVKGITIRNSPQFHLKFNHCKRVVVHVMTADSPGDSPNTDGIHLHNSQDVLIHSSNLSCGDDCISIQSGSTNVSIFNVSCGPGHGISIGGLGRNYISKACVSNISFRNIVMHNTTNGARIKTWQGGRGSVQGVVFSNIQVSQVVRPIVINQFYCGEKHKTECRNQTAAVALSGITFEKIRGTYKDKAVDIACSDNVPCRGITLSAIELTPAPNERPRTDDTFCWQAFVEFTAPMVPPIGCLKTEKLLNNKAQSNRDVC; encoded by the exons TTTATCTGTCTTGCTGTTGCACCGGCACTAAGGTTTAATGCGAGCACCAATGTGGTGGTGAAGGGCATAACGATTCGAAACAGTCCTCAATTCCATCTCAAGTTCAACCATTGCAAGCGAGTTGTGGTGCACGTTATGACTGCCGACTCTCCTGGGGACAGTCCTAACACAGATGGAATCCACCTACACAACTCTCAAGATGTGCTAATCCATTCCAGTAATCTTTCATGCG GTGATGACTGCATTTCCATACAGTCAGGATCCACAAATGTATCCATTTTCAACGTAAGCTGTGGACCAGGGCATGGAATCAGCATTGGAGGCTTGGGAAGGAATTACATCAGCAAAGCCTGTGTCTCGAACATCAGTTTCCGGAATATAGTTATGCATAACACAACGAATGGTGCCCGAATAAAGACATGGCAG GGTGGACGCGGTTCGGTTCAGGGTGTTGTGTTCTCAAACATACAAGTGTCTCAGGTAGTTCGTCCAATTGTGATAAATCAATTCTACTGTGGCGAAAAACACAAAACGGAATGCAGAAACCAAACAGCAGCCGTGGCTCTATCAGGAATCACCTTTGAAAAAATAAGAGGAACGTATAAAGATAAAGCTGTGGACATAGCTTGCAGCGATAATGTTCCATGTAGGGGTATAACATTATCGGCCATTGAGCTAACCCCAGCGCCCAACGAACGACCCCGCACGGATGATACATTCTGTTGGCAAGCTTTTGTTGAGTTTACCGCCCCTATGGTGCCACCAATCGGGTGTTTAAAGACTGAAAAGCTATTAAATAACAAAGCCCAATCTAATCGTGATGTGTGCTGA